In Alkaliphilus flagellatus, one DNA window encodes the following:
- a CDS encoding dihydroorotase: MKLLIKSGRVINPSTGLDEIKDILLIDGLVAKIEDEILDEADKIIDAMDFWVTPGLIDLHVHLREPGFEHKETIETGSRSAAKGGFTTICCMPNTNPAIDCKDVVDFVKSRAREKAIVNVLPIGSITKGLKGEELANIDEMVKIGICAISDDGRTVQNSDSMRQGMKIAKDLNIPVFSHCEDETLLCGGVMNSGAVSKELGMDGILSEVENVIIARDIVLTKGTGAKLHICHISTSLGVDLLRFGKSIGANVTGEVCPHHFTLTDKDVSSLDTNMKMNPPLRGQDDVEAIKMGLKDGTIDVIATDHAPHHKDEKSLSFSNAPFGIVGLETAIPLGITELVKEGWLTPMELIEKFTINPAKILDIDKGDIGVGKIADITIINPSVEYKIDVKGFASKSKNSPFHNRLVNGRVEYTIVNGEVVYDRIKDNK; the protein is encoded by the coding sequence ATGAAACTACTGATTAAAAGTGGAAGGGTAATAAATCCGAGTACAGGCCTAGATGAAATAAAGGATATTCTTTTGATAGATGGACTGGTAGCAAAAATTGAGGATGAAATATTGGATGAGGCAGATAAAATAATCGATGCAATGGATTTTTGGGTGACGCCAGGATTAATAGATCTTCATGTCCACTTGAGAGAGCCTGGGTTTGAACATAAGGAAACTATAGAAACAGGAAGCAGAAGTGCTGCCAAAGGTGGATTTACTACTATATGCTGTATGCCAAATACAAATCCTGCAATAGACTGTAAAGATGTTGTAGATTTTGTTAAAAGTAGAGCTAGAGAAAAAGCTATAGTTAATGTTCTGCCAATTGGAAGTATTACGAAAGGCCTAAAGGGTGAAGAATTGGCTAACATAGATGAAATGGTGAAGATAGGTATTTGCGCCATAAGCGATGATGGCAGAACAGTTCAGAATTCTGATTCTATGCGCCAAGGTATGAAGATAGCGAAAGATTTAAATATACCTGTTTTTTCACACTGCGAGGATGAAACATTGCTATGCGGGGGAGTTATGAATAGTGGGGCAGTATCTAAAGAATTAGGAATGGATGGAATTTTATCTGAAGTCGAGAATGTAATAATTGCAAGAGACATTGTATTAACCAAAGGTACAGGTGCAAAGCTTCACATATGCCATATTAGTACAAGCCTTGGTGTAGACCTTCTTAGATTTGGAAAGTCTATAGGAGCCAATGTAACAGGAGAGGTGTGTCCTCACCACTTTACCTTAACGGATAAAGATGTATCATCCTTAGATACTAACATGAAGATGAACCCACCTCTCAGAGGACAAGATGATGTAGAAGCTATAAAAATGGGGCTAAAAGATGGAACTATAGATGTAATAGCAACGGATCATGCACCACATCATAAGGATGAAAAAAGTCTTTCATTTAGTAATGCTCCCTTTGGAATAGTAGGTCTAGAAACAGCTATACCCCTTGGTATTACAGAATTAGTTAAGGAAGGTTGGCTTACACCGATGGAGTTAATAGAAAAATTTACAATTAATCCAGCAAAAATATTAGATATAGATAAGGGGGATATAGGGGTAGGAAAGATAGCAGATATAACTATTATAAACCCTTCAGTTGAATACAAAATAGATGTAAAGGGATTTGCTTCAAAGAGTAAAAACAGTCCTTTTCATAATAGATTAGTAAATGGAAGGGTGGAATATACCATAGTTAATGGAGAAGTTGTGTACGATAGGATAAAAGATAACAAGTAA
- the pyrF gene encoding orotidine-5'-phosphate decarboxylase, with the protein MIDRLIKEINKKQNPTVIGLDPRLEIIPTFIKEEYFEKYGKTPKAVGKIFYRFNKEIIDSIYDIVPAVKPQIAMYEQYGPEGVESYIRTTEYAKEKGIMVIGDIKRGDITSTAEAYAEGHIGKVEIEEKSQDIYNQDAITLNPYLGFDSIEPYVKYCKKYDKGLFILVKTSNPNSGEIQDLETNEGKLYEKVGRLVTKWGEELIGESGYSQIGAVVGATHPEQAKELRKIMPNTYFLVPGYGAQGGKAEDLKAYFNKDGLGAIINSSRGIIAAYLKEENRSRFSEHEFSLAAREAALCMKEDLQKNLF; encoded by the coding sequence ATGATAGATAGATTAATAAAGGAAATTAATAAAAAACAAAATCCTACGGTTATAGGCTTGGACCCTAGATTAGAAATAATACCTACTTTTATAAAAGAAGAGTATTTTGAGAAGTATGGCAAAACCCCTAAGGCGGTTGGAAAAATATTTTATAGATTTAATAAGGAAATTATAGATAGCATTTATGATATAGTGCCTGCAGTTAAACCTCAAATAGCTATGTACGAACAATATGGTCCTGAAGGAGTAGAATCATATATTAGGACAACAGAATATGCAAAAGAAAAAGGAATAATGGTAATTGGAGATATTAAGCGTGGGGACATAACTTCAACAGCAGAGGCTTATGCTGAGGGGCATATAGGAAAAGTAGAAATCGAAGAAAAATCCCAGGATATTTATAATCAGGATGCTATAACCTTAAATCCATATTTAGGCTTTGACTCTATAGAGCCATATGTTAAGTATTGTAAAAAATATGATAAAGGCTTGTTTATACTTGTAAAAACATCAAATCCAAATAGTGGTGAGATACAGGATTTAGAAACAAATGAAGGTAAGCTTTATGAAAAGGTTGGTAGACTTGTGACTAAGTGGGGAGAAGAACTAATTGGAGAAAGTGGATATAGCCAAATAGGAGCAGTTGTAGGTGCTACCCATCCAGAACAGGCAAAGGAGCTTAGAAAAATAATGCCTAACACATATTTTTTAGTACCAGGCTACGGAGCACAAGGAGGAAAAGCAGAGGACTTAAAGGCATATTTTAATAAGGATGGCTTAGGTGCAATAATTAACTCATCGAGAGGAATTATAGCAGCCTATTTAAAAGAAGAAAACAGATCAAGGTTTTCAGAGCATGAATTTTCTTTAGCAGCTAGAGAAGCCGCTCTTTGTATGAAGGAAGATTTACAAAAAAACTTATTCTAA
- a CDS encoding dihydroorotate dehydrogenase electron transfer subunit has protein sequence MKKVYYPTIINQEEIAENIFRMELELDEIAKVALPGQFINLYCKEGENLLPRPISICEVNKEKGIVALVYAVVGKGTNSFSLLKKGETVKVLGPLGNGFQIDKSIKKHILIGGGIGVPPLIELAKHLTGVIYAFLGFAESPILVKELENYGVKVFVATDKGKVGFKGNVIDLLKNENTSGDMIYSCGPKPMLNAVSIWAEEMGIKAQVSIEERIACGIGVCVGCTCKYKKKEEEDWENKKVCTDGPVFWSEEVVWNE, from the coding sequence ATGAAAAAAGTATATTATCCAACTATAATCAATCAAGAAGAAATAGCAGAAAATATATTTCGTATGGAATTAGAATTAGATGAAATTGCAAAAGTAGCCTTACCTGGACAATTTATAAATCTATATTGCAAAGAAGGCGAAAATCTTCTACCAAGACCCATAAGTATTTGTGAAGTTAATAAGGAAAAAGGAATTGTAGCTCTAGTATATGCAGTAGTTGGAAAGGGCACTAATAGTTTTTCACTTTTAAAAAAAGGTGAAACAGTAAAGGTATTAGGTCCCCTTGGAAATGGATTTCAAATAGATAAAAGTATAAAAAAACATATTTTAATAGGTGGTGGAATAGGAGTGCCGCCTTTAATAGAGTTAGCAAAGCATTTAACAGGAGTGATATATGCCTTCTTAGGTTTTGCAGAGAGTCCAATTTTAGTTAAAGAGTTAGAAAATTATGGAGTAAAGGTCTTTGTAGCTACAGATAAAGGGAAAGTAGGTTTTAAGGGTAATGTGATTGACCTTCTTAAAAACGAAAATACCAGTGGAGATATGATATATAGTTGTGGACCAAAACCAATGTTAAATGCTGTTAGTATTTGGGCAGAGGAGATGGGTATAAAAGCTCAAGTATCTATAGAAGAGAGAATAGCATGTGGAATAGGCGTCTGTGTAGGTTGTACTTGTAAATACAAGAAAAAAGAGGAAGAGGATTGGGAAAATAAAAAGGTTTGTACCGATGGACCAGTGTTTTGGAGTGAGGAGGTAGTCTGGAATGAATAA
- a CDS encoding dihydroorotate dehydrogenase, which translates to MNNPNMKINIAGVELKNPVMTASGTFGSGKEYSEYINLNRLGAVVVKGVSMKPWKGNPSPRIAETYGGMLNSVGLQNPGVEVLIKEDIPFLRQYDTKIIVNIAGKTVEEYCQVAERLGETDIDMIELNISCPNVKEGGVCFGTDPFMAEHVTKAVKKVAKQPLIVKLTPNVTDIVSIAKAAVAGGADALSMINTLLGMAIDINKKRPILANIVGGLSGPAIKPVAVRMVHEVAKAVDVPIIGMGGIMNGDDAIEFMLAGATGVAVGMTNFTNPTATIEVLDGIEKYMKKHEFSNIDEIRKSLQY; encoded by the coding sequence ATGAATAATCCAAACATGAAGATAAATATTGCAGGTGTAGAGCTAAAAAACCCTGTAATGACCGCCTCAGGCACCTTTGGAAGTGGCAAAGAGTATAGCGAATATATAAATCTTAATAGATTAGGTGCAGTAGTAGTAAAGGGAGTATCTATGAAACCTTGGAAAGGAAACCCAAGTCCACGTATTGCAGAAACCTATGGTGGAATGTTAAATAGCGTAGGATTACAAAATCCAGGAGTAGAAGTATTAATTAAGGAAGACATTCCTTTCCTAAGACAATACGACACCAAAATAATAGTTAATATAGCAGGTAAAACTGTAGAGGAATATTGCCAGGTAGCTGAAAGATTAGGAGAAACGGATATAGATATGATAGAACTTAATATTTCCTGTCCTAATGTAAAGGAGGGTGGGGTATGTTTTGGTACAGATCCTTTTATGGCAGAGCATGTAACAAAGGCAGTTAAAAAGGTAGCCAAGCAACCTTTAATAGTAAAGCTTACTCCTAATGTAACTGATATAGTATCAATTGCAAAAGCTGCAGTAGCTGGCGGAGCTGATGCTCTATCAATGATAAATACGCTACTAGGAATGGCAATAGATATAAATAAAAAAAGGCCTATTTTGGCTAATATAGTAGGCGGATTATCAGGTCCTGCTATTAAGCCAGTGGCAGTTAGAATGGTGCATGAAGTAGCAAAGGCAGTAGATGTACCTATTATAGGTATGGGTGGAATTATGAATGGAGATGATGCCATAGAGTTTATGTTGGCAGGAGCTACTGGAGTGGCTGTTGGTATGACTAATTTTACAAATCCTACTGCTACAATTGAGGTTTTAGATGGTATTGAAAAGTATATGAAGAAGCATGAGTTTAGTAATATTGATGAAATAAGGAAAAGCTTGCAATATTAA
- the pyrE gene encoding orotate phosphoribosyltransferase, whose amino-acid sequence MIKRERVIEILEDTSALKKGHFLLTSGRHSDQYMQCAQVLQYPEYTGEICKGLAKEFKDDKIDIVVGPATGGIIMAYEIARQLETPTMFTERENGKMVLRRDFAIPKGAKVLVAEDVITTGGSVKEVIELVKEAGGELVGVAVLVDRSNGKIDFGTKLRAGLNLEVLSYGAEECPICKEGNIPLVKPGSRGIKKD is encoded by the coding sequence ATGATAAAAAGAGAAAGAGTTATAGAAATTCTAGAAGATACAAGTGCCTTAAAGAAGGGACACTTTTTATTAACATCAGGAAGACATAGTGATCAATATATGCAATGTGCACAAGTATTGCAGTATCCAGAATACACAGGTGAAATATGTAAAGGATTAGCTAAAGAATTTAAGGATGATAAGATAGATATTGTAGTAGGACCTGCTACTGGAGGAATTATTATGGCCTATGAAATAGCTAGACAGCTGGAAACCCCAACTATGTTTACAGAAAGAGAAAATGGAAAGATGGTTTTACGAAGGGATTTTGCTATACCTAAGGGAGCGAAGGTTTTAGTTGCGGAAGATGTAATTACAACAGGTGGCTCTGTAAAGGAAGTTATAGAGCTAGTAAAAGAGGCAGGAGGAGAACTAGTAGGGGTTGCAGTTTTGGTAGATAGGAGTAATGGTAAAATTGATTTTGGAACTAAGCTAAGGGCAGGTTTAAATTTGGAGGTTTTATCATACGGTGCTGAAGAATGCCCTATCTGTAAAGAAGGAAATATCCCTCTTGTAAAACCAGGTAGTAGGGGAATTAAAAAGGATTAA
- a CDS encoding phosphatidylserine decarboxylase: protein MDIYYIDRKTGERKKEVVAGDRFLRWMYNTYSGNSILQLIVKKKLFSSLYGKIQDIAFSKNKISSFVNQLNIQMDEAEIEDILKYKNFNDFFARRLKKDARPICNEAGSLVSPADGRVLAYENIKMDEIIQVKGSIYRLEELFQDTKLAQQYDGGTCVVVRLCPSDYHRFHFPDSGVSYYSKKIDGNYYSVNPIALSKIAKIYCENKREITLFNSDNFGQMVLIEVGATCVGSIIQTYEEGKKVEKGEEKGYFKFGGSTVIMFLQKDSVKIDDDIIKNTNDEIETKVDMGDRIGKIYLT from the coding sequence ATGGATATATATTATATTGATAGGAAAACAGGAGAAAGAAAAAAGGAAGTTGTAGCAGGTGATAGATTTTTAAGATGGATGTATAATACCTATTCTGGAAATTCTATACTACAGTTAATTGTAAAAAAGAAGTTATTTTCATCTTTATATGGTAAAATTCAGGATATAGCTTTTAGCAAAAATAAAATTTCATCTTTTGTTAACCAATTAAATATTCAAATGGATGAGGCTGAAATAGAAGATATATTAAAATATAAAAACTTTAATGATTTTTTCGCTCGTAGACTTAAAAAAGATGCAAGGCCTATTTGCAATGAAGCAGGTAGTTTAGTCTCTCCCGCCGATGGCAGGGTTTTAGCCTATGAAAATATTAAGATGGATGAAATAATTCAGGTTAAGGGTTCTATATATAGATTAGAAGAGCTTTTTCAAGATACTAAGTTAGCTCAGCAGTATGATGGAGGTACATGTGTTGTTGTAAGACTATGTCCTTCAGATTATCATAGGTTTCATTTTCCAGACAGTGGAGTATCTTATTACAGTAAAAAGATAGATGGTAATTATTATTCTGTTAATCCTATAGCCTTAAGTAAGATAGCTAAAATTTATTGTGAAAACAAAAGAGAGATTACCTTATTTAACTCAGATAATTTTGGACAAATGGTACTTATTGAAGTAGGTGCTACATGTGTAGGGTCTATCATTCAAACCTATGAAGAAGGCAAGAAGGTTGAAAAAGGAGAAGAGAAGGGCTACTTTAAGTTTGGAGGTTCCACAGTCATTATGTTTTTACAGAAAGATAGTGTAAAAATTGATGATGATATTATTAAAAATACAAATGATGAAATAGAGACTAAGGTGGATATGGGAGATAGGATAGGAAAGATTTATTTGACATAA
- the murQ gene encoding N-acetylmuramic acid 6-phosphate etherase — MELNLSKLITEGRNPNTMNIDCVSTDEMIKMINEEDKKVALAVENEISNIARAVDAIAEKLREGGRLIYMGAGTSGRIGILDASECPPTYGTDPSMVQGLIAGGQSAILKAVEGAEDDGPRGVQDLKDINFNIKDVVVGIAASGRTPYVVSALEYANDMGAITIGVSCNPNSDLAEASQISIAPIVGPEVVTGSTRMKAATAQKMVLNMLSTGVMIKLGKVYQNLMVDMQASNLKLVERAIRIVIQATDISRKEAEEVLKETEYDVKLAILMIESKLSKEDARKLLDVNHGYIRKALTNI, encoded by the coding sequence ATGGAACTCAATTTATCAAAATTAATAACTGAGGGTAGAAACCCTAATACTATGAATATTGATTGTGTGTCCACAGATGAAATGATTAAGATGATTAATGAGGAAGACAAAAAGGTAGCATTAGCTGTAGAAAATGAAATTTCGAATATTGCAAGGGCAGTAGATGCAATTGCAGAAAAGCTAAGGGAAGGCGGAAGACTGATTTATATGGGGGCAGGCACCAGTGGAAGAATTGGAATTTTAGATGCATCTGAGTGTCCGCCAACCTATGGAACAGATCCTTCTATGGTGCAAGGATTAATTGCTGGAGGACAAAGCGCTATACTAAAGGCAGTAGAAGGAGCAGAGGATGATGGGCCAAGGGGAGTACAAGATTTAAAAGATATTAATTTTAATATTAAAGATGTGGTTGTCGGTATTGCTGCTAGTGGAAGAACTCCTTACGTTGTATCTGCTTTAGAATATGCTAATGATATGGGCGCAATTACAATTGGAGTAAGCTGTAATCCGAATTCAGACTTAGCAGAGGCTTCACAAATTTCTATAGCACCAATTGTTGGTCCAGAGGTAGTAACAGGTTCCACACGAATGAAAGCAGCTACAGCGCAAAAAATGGTATTAAATATGTTATCTACAGGTGTCATGATTAAATTAGGTAAAGTATATCAAAACCTGATGGTAGATATGCAGGCATCAAATTTAAAATTAGTTGAACGAGCTATTCGAATTGTAATACAAGCAACTGATATATCTAGAAAAGAAGCAGAAGAAGTATTAAAAGAGACTGAGTATGATGTGAAGTTGGCAATACTTATGATTGAATCTAAACTTTCAAAGGAAGATGCAAGAAAGCTTTTAGATGTAAATCATGGATATATTAGAAAGGCTTTAACAAATATATAA
- a CDS encoding PTS transporter subunit EIIC — MSSKAPNKIDNLSRSIINEVGGSSNIKTAVNCMTRLRLTLKDESKVNLDALKAVEGVMGVVKSDGQLQVIVGPGTATKVAEEVRKIAGVSENIKFGEADKVKSEMKSKYGSSLSGPLKKISNIFIPLIPAFIGSGLIMGINNLITKWEWVQPGTLTALLGIFGNAVFAYMAIMVGMNAAKEFGGSSALGGVMAGILLAPGLADVELFGKALVPGRGGIIAVLLVVAFSSFIEKKLRKSIPESLELIFTPLLTILISGFVAMIVLQPLGGMISDGIGNIVTSAIETGGPVVGALLAGTFLPLVMTGLHQGLTPIHADLITKLGVNTLLPILAMAGAGQVGAAFAVYMKTKNERLKRTVKSALPVGILGIGEPLIYGVTLPLGRPFLGACIGAAFGGAFNAMFKVGSISMGLSGLPLATLITPNKIVFYLLGVVIAYVAGFIATSLLGFEDPVE, encoded by the coding sequence ATGAGTAGTAAAGCTCCAAACAAAATCGATAATCTTTCTAGAAGTATTATCAATGAAGTAGGTGGAAGTAGTAACATTAAAACCGCAGTAAATTGTATGACAAGATTGAGATTAACCTTAAAGGATGAAAGTAAGGTTAATCTGGATGCTCTAAAAGCTGTGGAAGGTGTTATGGGGGTAGTAAAATCTGATGGACAACTACAAGTAATTGTAGGTCCAGGAACAGCAACTAAAGTTGCTGAAGAAGTAAGAAAAATTGCTGGTGTATCAGAAAACATCAAGTTTGGCGAAGCTGACAAAGTAAAGAGTGAAATGAAATCTAAATATGGAAGTTCATTAAGTGGACCATTAAAGAAGATTTCTAATATTTTTATTCCTCTTATTCCTGCTTTTATAGGCTCTGGTTTAATTATGGGTATTAATAACCTAATTACAAAGTGGGAATGGGTACAACCAGGAACATTAACTGCTTTATTAGGCATATTTGGTAATGCAGTATTTGCTTATATGGCTATAATGGTTGGTATGAATGCTGCAAAAGAATTTGGTGGTTCTTCAGCTCTAGGTGGAGTTATGGCTGGTATTCTTCTTGCACCAGGCTTAGCAGATGTTGAACTTTTTGGTAAGGCCCTAGTACCAGGTAGAGGTGGAATAATTGCAGTTTTATTAGTAGTGGCATTTTCATCTTTTATAGAAAAGAAATTAAGAAAATCTATACCGGAATCATTAGAATTAATATTTACACCTCTTTTAACTATACTAATTTCTGGTTTTGTTGCAATGATAGTACTCCAACCTTTAGGAGGAATGATTTCAGATGGTATAGGTAATATTGTTACAAGTGCCATAGAAACAGGTGGACCTGTTGTTGGAGCTCTTTTAGCTGGTACTTTCTTACCACTTGTAATGACAGGACTACACCAAGGATTAACACCAATACATGCAGATTTGATTACTAAGCTTGGTGTAAACACACTTCTTCCTATATTAGCTATGGCAGGGGCAGGTCAAGTAGGAGCAGCTTTTGCAGTATATATGAAAACTAAAAATGAGAGATTAAAGAGAACAGTAAAAAGTGCTTTACCTGTTGGTATTTTAGGAATAGGAGAACCTTTAATATATGGTGTTACTTTACCTTTAGGAAGACCCTTCCTTGGAGCTTGTATAGGAGCCGCATTTGGTGGAGCATTTAATGCAATGTTTAAAGTTGGATCTATTAGTATGGGATTATCAGGTCTTCCTTTAGCAACTTTAATAACTCCGAATAAAATTGTATTCTATCTTCTAGGTGTTGTAATAGCTTATGTAGCAGGATTTATTGCAACTTCTTTATTAGGCTTTGAAGATCCAGTTGAATAA
- a CDS encoding DUF871 domain-containing protein: MIGISLYNGMNSTLEENLKYMELASSYGIKKVFTSFHIPESNNNVYEEFNEILNKSKELGMELIIDISKSYMDKIDIEKYSIHALRLDFGFNIEEVANLSNTLPFKVQLNASTVSEDYLNQLIKLKANLKNMEVCHNYYPRRDTGISYELMLDRNRVFKSHGMNVMAFIPSQVGKRGPIYEGLPTIESHRDIDPIISAQHLLKGYVDEVLIGDPFASKEELERLSKIKSDIITLPIRLFGKLSSSEEEILTGIHTNRMDPGEFVIRSQEARIKKKSAIDPRNTMEREKYCVTIDNKDYLRYEGELQILKKDMKRDERINVVGDCKNAGLLIDLIKPGDSFEFTIIE, from the coding sequence ATGATAGGAATTTCACTTTATAATGGAATGAACTCTACATTGGAAGAAAACTTAAAATATATGGAATTGGCTAGTAGCTATGGAATTAAAAAAGTATTTACATCCTTTCATATTCCAGAATCTAATAATAATGTATATGAAGAATTTAATGAGATACTAAATAAGTCCAAAGAACTAGGAATGGAGCTAATAATTGATATATCTAAGAGTTATATGGATAAAATAGATATAGAAAAATACTCTATACATGCTCTAAGACTAGATTTCGGATTTAATATTGAAGAAGTAGCTAATCTTTCAAATACACTTCCATTTAAAGTACAGCTTAATGCTAGCACTGTTTCAGAAGATTATTTAAATCAATTAATAAAGCTTAAGGCTAATCTTAAAAATATGGAGGTTTGCCACAATTATTACCCTAGAAGAGATACTGGTATTTCTTATGAACTAATGCTTGATCGTAATAGAGTATTTAAATCTCATGGCATGAATGTAATGGCCTTTATTCCATCTCAAGTAGGAAAAAGAGGCCCTATCTATGAAGGACTACCGACTATAGAATCCCATAGAGATATTGATCCTATCATATCGGCTCAACATTTATTGAAAGGATATGTAGATGAGGTTTTAATAGGTGATCCATTTGCATCTAAAGAAGAGTTAGAGAGATTATCTAAAATTAAAAGTGATATAATAACTCTACCAATAAGACTATTTGGAAAATTATCATCATCAGAAGAAGAAATATTAACAGGTATTCATACTAATAGAATGGACCCTGGCGAATTTGTTATCCGTTCTCAAGAAGCTAGAATTAAGAAAAAGTCTGCAATTGATCCAAGAAATACAATGGAGAGAGAGAAATATTGTGTTACTATAGATAATAAAGATTATTTAAGATATGAAGGAGAATTGCAAATTTTGAAGAAAGATATGAAAAGAGATGAAAGAATAAATGTTGTAGGTGATTGTAAGAATGCAGGACTACTCATTGATTTAATTAAGCCAGGGGATAGCTTTGAATTCACAATCATAGAGTAA
- a CDS encoding MurR/RpiR family transcriptional regulator, whose product MSSILKMREIFNELTPSEKKIADYIFNNSENVSKLSTGELAEVSNTSAASITRFARKLGFDGFQELKIDIAKSVAINENAGDDSVYEAVRVHDNTREIIQKIALGNIKAIEETVSVIDEEAIFQSIKAINMAKKINIYGVGASGLVGLDLQYKLMRINKQANMFLDSHTQLASAIHIKKGDVAIGISHSGRTLEVYKALEAAKKQGAITISITKYGKHPISDLADINIYTASVEKHLRTGAIASRIAQLTVVDILFIGVAKDNFGEITKYLQHTREIVDDLKL is encoded by the coding sequence TTGAGCTCTATATTAAAAATGAGGGAAATATTTAATGAATTAACACCATCAGAGAAAAAAATTGCTGATTATATATTCAACAATAGTGAAAATGTTTCAAAATTATCTACTGGAGAATTAGCGGAGGTATCAAACACTAGTGCTGCTAGTATTACTAGGTTTGCTCGAAAGCTAGGGTTTGATGGTTTTCAAGAGCTAAAAATAGATATAGCAAAGTCTGTAGCCATAAATGAAAATGCTGGAGATGATAGTGTATACGAGGCAGTAAGGGTTCATGATAATACTAGAGAAATAATACAAAAAATTGCACTAGGTAATATAAAGGCAATAGAAGAAACTGTAAGTGTAATAGATGAGGAAGCAATTTTCCAATCTATTAAAGCTATAAATATGGCTAAAAAAATAAATATATATGGAGTAGGTGCATCAGGACTAGTAGGTTTAGATTTACAATACAAACTTATGAGAATTAATAAACAGGCAAATATGTTTTTAGACAGTCATACACAATTGGCATCAGCTATTCATATAAAAAAAGGTGATGTTGCTATTGGTATTTCTCATAGCGGAAGAACATTAGAAGTATATAAGGCATTAGAGGCAGCAAAAAAACAAGGTGCAATAACTATTTCTATTACTAAATACGGTAAACATCCTATTAGTGACTTGGCAGATATTAATATATATACTGCCAGTGTAGAAAAACATTTACGAACTGGTGCAATTGCTTCTAGAATTGCCCAGCTAACAGTAGTAGATATATTATTTATAGGTGTTGCTAAGGATAATTTTGGGGAAATTACAAAATATCTACAACATACCCGTGAAATTGTGGATGATCTTAAATTATAG